The Cinclus cinclus chromosome 3, bCinCin1.1, whole genome shotgun sequence genome has a window encoding:
- the LOC134042320 gene encoding heme-binding protein 1-like: MARITLEDLERLGEEPAAAEGDGGDSEDDQEGEARLFAHWEAVASTHRVSLPRDMAGPIAQMVRHSQAREPVPYVSLSQHGKCEEAAYEERRYPAGKWACVTMGEPMYEQSISMSFMKLMRYICKENSVGCHLGMTIPVLNEIHLTKEGTELEREVLTAYYLPGVFQQNPPVPMDPEIHITERAPLRVITRVFYGITTEETILREISLFWELLGSTDTVLRETYIVASYENPSIPRRRNEIWFICQAE, encoded by the exons ATGGCGCGGATCACGCTGGAGGACCTGGAGCGGCTGGGCGAGGAGCCCGCGGCCGCCGAGGGGGACGGCGGCGACAGCGAAGACGACCAGGAGGGGGAGGCACGGCTGTTCGCCCACTGGGAGGCCGTGGCCAGCACGCACCGAGTGAGCCTACCCCGAG ACATGGCAGGCCCGATCGCCCAGATGGTCCGGCACAGCCAGGCTCGCGAGCCCGTGCCGTACGTGTCCCTCTCGCAGCACGGGAAG TGCGAGGAAGCGGCCTACGAGGAGCGGCGGTACCCAGCTGGGAAGTGGGCCTGTGTCACCATGGGGGAGCCCATGTATGAGCAGAGCATCTCCATGAGCTTCATGAAGCTCATGCGCTACATCTGCAAGGAGAACTCTGTAG GTTGCCATCTGGGCATGACAATCCCGGTGCTCAACGAAATCCACCTGACCAAGGAGGGGACCGAGCTGGAGCGTGAGGTCCTAACTGCCTATTATCTCCCAGGAGTGTTCCAGCAAAACCCCCCTGTTCCCATGGACCCCGAAATCCACATCACCGAGAGGGCACCGCTCCGGGTTATAACCAG GGTTTTCTATGGGATCACCACTGAGGAGACAATTCTACGGGAGATCAGTCTCTTCTGGGAGCTCTTGGGCTCCACAGACACGGTGCTGCGGGAAACCTACATCGTGGCTTCTTACGAGAACCCCAGCATCCCTCGGCGCCGCAATGAGATCTGGTTCATCTGCCAGGCCGAGTGA
- the KLC4 gene encoding kinesin light chain 4 isoform X2, whose product MSTMVYPREEKLDKLSQEEIISNTKLVMQGLEALKNEHNSILHSLLETIKCLKKDEEANLVHEKSNLLRKSVEMIELGLGEAQVMMALSNHLNAVESEKQKLRAQVRRLCQENQWLRDELANTQQKLQRSEQTVAQLEEEKKHLEFMNQLKKYDEDVSPSEEKEGDSTKDSLDDLFPNEEEEHGPGLPHQHSSAVAAAQQGGYEIPARLRTLHNLVIQYASQGRYEVAVPLCKQALEDLEKTSGHDHPDVATMLNILALVYRDQNKYKEAAHLLNDALSIREKTLGKDHPAVAATLNNLAVLYGKRGKYKEAEPLCKRALEIREKVLGKDHPDVAKQLNNLALLCQNQGKYDEVEYYYCRALEIYESCLGPDDPNVAKTKNNLASCYLKQGKYKDAEVLYKEILTRAHVKEFGSVDDEHKPIWMHAEEREEMSKSKHRDSTPYAEYGGWYKACKVSSPTVNTTLRNLGALYRRQGKLEAAETLEECAVRSRRQGIDPINQTKVVEILKEGDGTERHRSLGGSVKYENATDGSEEDGSGTLQRSSSLGKIRDVIRRSSEMLVKKLQGNGPLEPRNTSMKRAASLNYLHKSGDASFEGTQGLRAESRGLSASSMDLSSHSSLLSSN is encoded by the exons ATGTCCACCATGGTGTACCCGAGGGAGGAGAAACTGGACAAGCTGAGCCAAGAGGAGATAATTTCCAACACCAAGCTGGTAATGCAAGGGCTGGAAGCACTCAAGAATGAACACAACTCCATCCTGCACAGCTTGCTGGAGACCATCAAGTGCCTGAAGAAGGATGAAGAAGCCAACCTCGTGCATGAGAAATCCAACCTGCTCCGCAAGTCGGTGGAGATGATAGAACTGGGGCTTGGAGAAGCTCAG GTGATGATGGCATTGTCCAACCATCTGAACGCCGTGGAGTCAGAGAAGCAGAAGCTGCGCGCTCAGGTGCGGAGACTGTGCCAGGAGAACCAGTGGCTGCGTGATGAGCTTGCCAACAcccagcagaagctgcagcgCAGTGAACAGACCGTggctcagctggaggaggagaagaaacaCCTTGAGTTCATGAATCAGCTGAAGAAGTATGATGAGGATGTCTCGCCTTCG gaggagaaggagggtgACTCCACCAAGGACTCTCTGGATGACCTGTTCCCAAATGAAGAGGAAGAGCATGGTCCTGGAC TgccccaccagcacagcagtgccGTGGCAGCTGCCCAGCAGGGAGGTTATGAGATTCCTGCACGCTTGCGCACCCTCCACAACCTTGTCATCCAGTACGCCTCCCAGGGACGCTATGAGGTGGCTGTGCCGCTCTGCAAGCAGGCACTGGAGGACCTGGAGAAGACATCAGGCCATGATCACCCTGATGTGGCTACCATGCTCAACATTCTAGCACTAGTGTACAG GGATCAGAACAAATACAAAGAAGCAGCTCACCTCTTGAATGATGCTCTTTCCATCCGTGAGAAGACTCTAGGCAAAGACCACCCAGCG GTGGCAGCGACTTTGAACAATTTGGCTGTTCTCTATGGCAAGAGAGGGAAGTACAAAGAAGCAGAGCCACTGTGTAAGCGAGCCCTGGAGATCCGTGAGAAG gTTCTAGGCAAAGACCATCCTGATGTGGCCAAGCAGCTGAACAACCTAGCCCTGTTGTGCCAGAATCAGGGCAAGTATGATGAAGTGGAGTACTATTACTGCCGGGCCCTGGAGATCTATGAGAGCTGCCTGGGTCCTGATGACCCCAATGTGGCCAAGACCAAGAACAACCTG GCTTCCTGTTACCTGAAGCAAGGCAAATACAAAGATGCAGAGGTGCTGTATAAGGAGATCCTTACCCGTGCTCACGTGAAGGAGTTTGGCTCTGTGGATG ATGAGCACAAGCCAATCTGGATGCATGcagaagagagagaggagaTGAGCAAG AGCAAGCACAGAGACAGCACTCCCTATGCTGAGTACGGTGGCTGGTACAAGGCCTGTAAGGTTAGCAG CCCAACAGTGAACACCACTCTGAGGAACCTGGGTGCGCTGTACCGGCGCCAGGGCAAGCTGGAGGCAGCCGAGACCTTGGAGGAGTGTGCGGTTCGCTCCCGGAGACAG GGCATTGACCCAATCAACCAGACGAAGGTGGTGGAGATCCTGAAGGAGGGGGATGGCACAGAGAGACATCGGAGCCTGGGGGGCAGCGTCAAGTACGAGAATGCCACAGACGGTAGCGAGGAA GATGGCAGTGGCACTCTCCAGcgcagcagctccctgggaaaAATCCGGGATGTGATACGGAGGAGCAGTGAGATGTTGGTCAAGAAACTGCAGGGCAATGGTCCCCTggagcccaggaacaccag CATGAAACGAGCTGCGTCCTTAAATTACCTGCACAAGTCGGGTGATGCTTCGTTTGAG GGCACCCAAGGCCTCCGTGCGGAGAGCAGAGGCCTGAGCGCCAGCAGCATGGACCTGTCCTCCCACAGCTCGCTGCTCTCCTCCAACTGA
- the KLC4 gene encoding kinesin light chain 4 isoform X1: MSTMVYPREEKLDKLSQEEIISNTKLVMQGLEALKNEHNSILHSLLETIKCLKKDEEANLVHEKSNLLRKSVEMIELGLGEAQVMMALSNHLNAVESEKQKLRAQVRRLCQENQWLRDELANTQQKLQRSEQTVAQLEEEKKHLEFMNQLKKYDEDVSPSEEKEGDSTKDSLDDLFPNEEEEHGPGLPHQHSSAVAAAQQGGYEIPARLRTLHNLVIQYASQGRYEVAVPLCKQALEDLEKTSGHDHPDVATMLNILALVYRDQNKYKEAAHLLNDALSIREKTLGKDHPAVAATLNNLAVLYGKRGKYKEAEPLCKRALEIREKVLGKDHPDVAKQLNNLALLCQNQGKYDEVEYYYCRALEIYESCLGPDDPNVAKTKNNLASCYLKQGKYKDAEVLYKEILTRAHVKEFGSVDDEHKPIWMHAEEREEMSKSKHRDSTPYAEYGGWYKACKVSSPTVNTTLRNLGALYRRQGKLEAAETLEECAVRSRRQGIDPINQTKVVEILKEGDGTERHRSLGGSVKYENATDGSEEVSMGVEWSGDGSGTLQRSSSLGKIRDVIRRSSEMLVKKLQGNGPLEPRNTSMKRAASLNYLHKSGDASFEGTQGLRAESRGLSASSMDLSSHSSLLSSN; this comes from the exons ATGTCCACCATGGTGTACCCGAGGGAGGAGAAACTGGACAAGCTGAGCCAAGAGGAGATAATTTCCAACACCAAGCTGGTAATGCAAGGGCTGGAAGCACTCAAGAATGAACACAACTCCATCCTGCACAGCTTGCTGGAGACCATCAAGTGCCTGAAGAAGGATGAAGAAGCCAACCTCGTGCATGAGAAATCCAACCTGCTCCGCAAGTCGGTGGAGATGATAGAACTGGGGCTTGGAGAAGCTCAG GTGATGATGGCATTGTCCAACCATCTGAACGCCGTGGAGTCAGAGAAGCAGAAGCTGCGCGCTCAGGTGCGGAGACTGTGCCAGGAGAACCAGTGGCTGCGTGATGAGCTTGCCAACAcccagcagaagctgcagcgCAGTGAACAGACCGTggctcagctggaggaggagaagaaacaCCTTGAGTTCATGAATCAGCTGAAGAAGTATGATGAGGATGTCTCGCCTTCG gaggagaaggagggtgACTCCACCAAGGACTCTCTGGATGACCTGTTCCCAAATGAAGAGGAAGAGCATGGTCCTGGAC TgccccaccagcacagcagtgccGTGGCAGCTGCCCAGCAGGGAGGTTATGAGATTCCTGCACGCTTGCGCACCCTCCACAACCTTGTCATCCAGTACGCCTCCCAGGGACGCTATGAGGTGGCTGTGCCGCTCTGCAAGCAGGCACTGGAGGACCTGGAGAAGACATCAGGCCATGATCACCCTGATGTGGCTACCATGCTCAACATTCTAGCACTAGTGTACAG GGATCAGAACAAATACAAAGAAGCAGCTCACCTCTTGAATGATGCTCTTTCCATCCGTGAGAAGACTCTAGGCAAAGACCACCCAGCG GTGGCAGCGACTTTGAACAATTTGGCTGTTCTCTATGGCAAGAGAGGGAAGTACAAAGAAGCAGAGCCACTGTGTAAGCGAGCCCTGGAGATCCGTGAGAAG gTTCTAGGCAAAGACCATCCTGATGTGGCCAAGCAGCTGAACAACCTAGCCCTGTTGTGCCAGAATCAGGGCAAGTATGATGAAGTGGAGTACTATTACTGCCGGGCCCTGGAGATCTATGAGAGCTGCCTGGGTCCTGATGACCCCAATGTGGCCAAGACCAAGAACAACCTG GCTTCCTGTTACCTGAAGCAAGGCAAATACAAAGATGCAGAGGTGCTGTATAAGGAGATCCTTACCCGTGCTCACGTGAAGGAGTTTGGCTCTGTGGATG ATGAGCACAAGCCAATCTGGATGCATGcagaagagagagaggagaTGAGCAAG AGCAAGCACAGAGACAGCACTCCCTATGCTGAGTACGGTGGCTGGTACAAGGCCTGTAAGGTTAGCAG CCCAACAGTGAACACCACTCTGAGGAACCTGGGTGCGCTGTACCGGCGCCAGGGCAAGCTGGAGGCAGCCGAGACCTTGGAGGAGTGTGCGGTTCGCTCCCGGAGACAG GGCATTGACCCAATCAACCAGACGAAGGTGGTGGAGATCCTGAAGGAGGGGGATGGCACAGAGAGACATCGGAGCCTGGGGGGCAGCGTCAAGTACGAGAATGCCACAGACGGTAGCGAGGAAGTGAGTATGGGCGTGGAATGGAGCGGG GATGGCAGTGGCACTCTCCAGcgcagcagctccctgggaaaAATCCGGGATGTGATACGGAGGAGCAGTGAGATGTTGGTCAAGAAACTGCAGGGCAATGGTCCCCTggagcccaggaacaccag CATGAAACGAGCTGCGTCCTTAAATTACCTGCACAAGTCGGGTGATGCTTCGTTTGAG GGCACCCAAGGCCTCCGTGCGGAGAGCAGAGGCCTGAGCGCCAGCAGCATGGACCTGTCCTCCCACAGCTCGCTGCTCTCCTCCAACTGA
- the MRPL2 gene encoding large ribosomal subunit protein uL2m, with translation MAALGLCRAFGALLLSAGPRRARLPALPPAPQPCLPGPVSVPAACRGLSGSAPRCTTDPLWKCRTKYTVRPVGMKKTGGRDHTGRIRVRGIGGGHKRRYRMIDFQRLRYEKGAPPEPFTEKVISVRYDPCRSADIALVAGGNRKRWIIATENMQPGDSITNSPHIGRMAVSASEGDAYPLGALPVGTLICNLESHPGKGAQYIRAAGTCGVLLRKVNGTAIVQLPSKRHMQVLETCVATVGRVSNVDHNKRVIGKAGRNRWLGKRPHTGLWHRKGGWAGRKIKPLPPMKSYVNLPRVKAVE, from the exons ATGGCGGCGCTGGGGCTCTGCCGCGCCTTCGGGGCGCTCCTGCTGTCGGCGGGCCCCCGCCGGGCCCggctcccggcgctgccgcccgccccccagccctgcctgccgGGGCCGGTGTCGGTGCCTGCCGCCTGCCGCGGGCTGAGCGGCTCGGCGCCGCGCTGTACCACCGACCCGCTGTGGAAGTGCCGGACCAAGTACACCGTGCGGCCCGTGGGCATGAAGAAGACGGGCGGCCGCGACCACACAG GCCGCATCCGCGTGCGGGGGATCGGCGGGGGACACAAGCGGCGCTACCGCATGATCGACTTCCAGCGCCTGCGCTACGAGAAGGGGGCGCCGCCGGAGCCCTTCACCGAGAAGGTCATCAGCGTGCGATACGACCCTTGCAG GTCGGCTGACATCGCCCTGGTGGCCGGCGGCAACCGCAAGCGCTGGATCATTGCCACGGAGAACATGCAGCCAGGGGACAGCATCACGAACTCGCCTCACATTGGCAGGATGGCAG TGTCAGCCAGCGAAGGGGATGCATACCCACTGGGGGCTCTGCCTGTCGGCACGCTGATCTGCAACCTGGAGAGCCACCctgggaagggagcacagtACATCCGGGCAGCTG GTACTTGTGGGGTGCTGCTGAGGAAAGTGAATGGGACAGCCATCGTGCAGCTGCCCTCCAAAAGGCATATGCAG GTGCTGGAGACCTGTGTGGCCACGGTGGGCCGCGTGTCCAATGTGGATCACAACAAGCGGGTGATCGGGAAGGCGGGCCGGAACCGCTGGCTGGGAAAGCGCCCTCACACGGGCTTGTGGCACCGCAAGGGTGGCTGGGCCGGGCGCAAGATCAAGCCTCTCCCACCCATGAAAAGCTATGTCAACCTGCCACGGGTCAAAGCAGTGGAGTGA